Proteins from one Hydrogenivirga caldilitoris genomic window:
- a CDS encoding chaperone NapD — MNISGVVVRTLPERIEEVINSLEESGLCDVHFHDDKGRIIVTIEAETTEEEVFKLKALQGLEHVLSADLVYAYSEEELEKAKEELHMERGELPKIVEEDVPAERIKYYGHIYKDYE; from the coding sequence ATGAATATTTCTGGAGTAGTAGTTAGGACTTTACCAGAACGGATTGAGGAGGTTATAAACAGCCTTGAGGAGTCGGGTCTGTGCGATGTTCACTTCCATGATGATAAGGGAAGAATAATAGTAACCATTGAGGCTGAGACTACCGAAGAAGAGGTTTTTAAATTGAAAGCTCTTCAGGGCTTGGAACACGTGCTTTCTGCGGACCTTGTTTACGCATACAGCGAAGAAGAGTTAGAAAAGGCAAAAGAAGAGCTTCATATGGAAAGAGGAGAGCTTCCTAAGATTGTTGAGGAGGACGTCCCTGCCGAGAGAATAAAGTATTATGGACACATCTACAAGGATTACGAATAG
- a CDS encoding WD40 repeat domain-containing protein, with protein sequence MRLKYVLVLLFMIAFSVNSAELLGKIDVGHAVTDMVYRDGILYVSTEQGEVKFIELKTRKFIKSVNLPDINDFMGNPIPPKVYSIDLSPSGKRLLIVSEAPGGFSELYLYSESKGLEKLIDLGSNLLIKQGKFYGEEKVILGFLGDEIALFDTGEKNFIYKIQVGRSSLSDIAVKEDRETVAVSDEGGVVTLVSVRDGKILKKFKGVNVDKLYELDYKDSKVLVGGRDRRVALYYTDTGKFRRFDAKFLVFSVAMDREGKLGAYLYNEQNDVRIVELDTGKEVDMLRGHEYPVSKILFLDGLVITGCDDGKIYLWRL encoded by the coding sequence ATGAGGCTTAAATACGTTCTTGTGCTGCTTTTCATGATTGCTTTCAGTGTTAACTCTGCCGAGCTTCTTGGAAAGATAGATGTGGGGCATGCCGTCACAGATATGGTCTATAGGGATGGAATCCTTTACGTATCTACGGAGCAGGGAGAGGTGAAGTTTATTGAGCTAAAAACTCGTAAGTTTATAAAAAGTGTAAACCTCCCGGACATAAACGACTTTATGGGGAATCCCATACCCCCTAAGGTTTATTCAATAGACCTGTCTCCTTCAGGAAAAAGGCTTCTCATAGTGAGTGAAGCGCCTGGAGGTTTCTCTGAGCTTTACCTTTACTCCGAGTCAAAGGGACTTGAAAAGTTGATAGACCTGGGAAGCAATCTCTTAATAAAGCAGGGCAAGTTTTACGGTGAGGAGAAGGTTATTCTCGGATTCCTCGGTGACGAGATAGCTCTCTTTGATACTGGGGAGAAAAATTTCATTTACAAAATTCAGGTCGGGCGTTCATCTCTCTCTGATATAGCTGTTAAGGAGGATAGAGAAACGGTTGCCGTTTCCGATGAAGGTGGCGTTGTGACTCTGGTGTCCGTTAGGGACGGGAAGATACTGAAGAAGTTCAAAGGCGTCAACGTAGATAAACTCTACGAACTTGATTACAAAGATAGTAAAGTGCTTGTGGGAGGAAGAGACAGGAGAGTAGCTCTATACTATACGGACACTGGTAAATTCAGGAGGTTTGATGCCAAGTTCCTTGTGTTTTCAGTTGCTATGGATAGGGAGGGAAAACTCGGAGCCTACCTATACAATGAGCAGAACGATGTACGCATAGTTGAGCTTGATACGGGAAAAGAGGTGGATATGCTCAGGGGGCACGAGTACCCCGTTAGCAAGATTCTTTTTCTTGATGGGCTTGTGATCACAGGTTGTGATGATGGGAAAATATATCTATGGAGGTTGTAA
- a CDS encoding 4Fe-4S binding protein, with translation MNRREFLTAFLPSSKRTGVLRPPYTDENTDYRACKECEAPCIKECETGMILRDEEGYPSISFSRSGCTYCGRCAEVCPKGVLSRSKPERIRAEVRINPKRCSAWKGVLCFSCKEPCLDNAIKFEGLYRPVILPERCTSCGFCLSVCPTEAIWVRSYEA, from the coding sequence TTGAACAGAAGGGAATTCTTAACAGCTTTCTTGCCCTCCTCAAAGAGAACCGGAGTTTTAAGGCCGCCTTATACGGATGAAAATACCGATTACAGAGCCTGCAAGGAGTGCGAAGCCCCCTGTATAAAGGAGTGTGAAACCGGTATGATCCTCAGGGATGAGGAGGGCTACCCTTCCATCTCCTTTTCCAGGAGTGGCTGTACCTACTGTGGCAGGTGTGCAGAGGTATGTCCAAAGGGTGTGCTATCACGCTCAAAACCTGAGAGGATAAGAGCTGAGGTGCGGATAAACCCGAAAAGGTGCAGCGCCTGGAAAGGAGTCTTATGTTTCTCCTGCAAGGAGCCCTGCCTTGATAACGCTATAAAGTTTGAAGGGCTCTACAGACCTGTTATCCTACCTGAGCGATGCACATCCTGTGGGTTCTGTCTGTCCGTCTGTCCAACGGAGGCGATATGGGTGAGGAGCTATGAGGCTTAA
- a CDS encoding nitrate reductase cytochrome c-type subunit: MKLSKGLVFASVGASLVFLSVAQAVKEVLSEEELGYRNAPLYTEEAAPPEVQYPTEPPGTGKKFSRAYENAPPQIPHSVEGLVPIKPGQNACLGCHMPDVAKSVGATPMSPTHYKLDLFTKGGKKDELKIDPARYQCVMCHAPQANAKPLVKNVFKPEFRDPQAKERSTLFNRWKEGLP, translated from the coding sequence ATGAAACTAAGTAAAGGACTTGTCTTTGCATCGGTAGGTGCTTCCCTTGTGTTTCTGAGCGTTGCTCAGGCTGTTAAGGAGGTTTTGTCCGAGGAAGAGCTCGGGTATAGGAATGCTCCCTTATATACTGAGGAAGCTGCTCCCCCGGAAGTCCAGTATCCAACTGAGCCACCGGGAACGGGAAAGAAGTTTTCCAGAGCATACGAGAATGCTCCACCTCAAATACCTCATTCTGTGGAAGGTTTAGTCCCCATAAAACCAGGGCAGAACGCCTGCCTCGGATGTCACATGCCAGACGTTGCAAAGTCCGTGGGAGCTACACCCATGTCCCCAACCCATTACAAGCTTGACCTGTTCACAAAAGGTGGGAAGAAAGATGAGCTCAAGATAGACCCGGCAAGGTATCAGTGTGTTATGTGTCATGCACCACAGGCAAACGCTAAACCTTTGGTAAAGAACGTTTTCAAACCAGAATTCAGGGACCCACAGGCTAAGGAAAGGTCAACGCTATTTAACCGTTGGAAAGAGGGACTACCTTGA
- the napH gene encoding quinol dehydrogenase ferredoxin subunit NapH, which translates to MSEERVGPLRYLYKHRFLILRRISQLTIMVLYIGGNIYGWKILQGNLSSSRFLDLVPLADPFAVLQMFFAGAIVGVDALVGALIILAFYAFVGGRAFCSWVCPMNVVTDFANWLRVKTNIHREEWQLRITRKTRYLALTLALVLSFILAMPAFEYVSPISILHRGLIFGMGLGWTMVLAIFLFDLFVIKNGWCGHVCPLGGFYSLVTKPSLIRVNYNKDRCTECMECVKICPESQVLHMVGKHSSIVNSGECINCGRCVEVCNDDAIYFTLRFKKEEVSHETK; encoded by the coding sequence GAAAGGGTAGGACCGCTTCGTTATCTATATAAGCACAGATTCTTAATATTAAGGAGAATCTCTCAGCTCACCATAATGGTCCTTTACATAGGAGGGAATATATACGGTTGGAAGATACTTCAGGGGAACCTGAGCTCCTCAAGGTTTCTTGACCTCGTGCCGTTGGCAGACCCCTTTGCCGTTCTGCAGATGTTTTTTGCAGGAGCCATAGTCGGGGTAGATGCTCTTGTGGGGGCGCTTATAATTCTGGCTTTTTACGCTTTCGTAGGTGGACGTGCCTTCTGCAGCTGGGTATGCCCCATGAACGTGGTTACAGATTTTGCCAACTGGTTAAGGGTGAAGACAAATATACATAGGGAAGAGTGGCAGCTCAGGATAACAAGAAAAACGAGATATCTCGCCCTCACCCTGGCTCTCGTTCTCTCCTTCATACTCGCCATGCCTGCCTTTGAGTACGTTAGCCCTATATCCATACTCCATAGAGGTCTCATATTTGGAATGGGCTTAGGCTGGACGATGGTTCTCGCCATATTCCTCTTTGACCTCTTCGTCATAAAGAACGGGTGGTGTGGACATGTTTGTCCCCTCGGGGGATTTTATTCACTCGTTACCAAACCAAGCCTCATCAGGGTTAATTACAACAAGGACAGGTGTACTGAGTGTATGGAATGCGTGAAGATATGCCCTGAGAGCCAGGTTCTTCATATGGTGGGCAAGCACAGCTCCATCGTTAACTCTGGAGAATGCATAAACTGCGGAAGGTGCGTAGAAGTGTGCAATGACGATGCAATCTACTTTACTTTGAGATTTAAAAAGGAGGAAGTCAGCCATGAAACTAAGTAA